The Seleniivibrio woodruffii genome window below encodes:
- the rplQ gene encoding 50S ribosomal protein L17, with protein MRHGVSGNRLGRKPAHRKAMVRNLATSLVDNGRIETTVARAKQLRMFIEPIVTLGKKGDLAARRTALSKLPNIKIVHKIFDEIAPKFKERPGGYTRIIKTGFRQGDNASMAIIEFVD; from the coding sequence ATGCGTCACGGTGTGAGCGGAAACAGACTCGGCAGAAAACCTGCCCACAGAAAGGCAATGGTTCGCAACCTTGCCACATCTCTTGTGGACAATGGCCGTATCGAAACAACCGTAGCTAGAGCAAAACAGCTGCGTATGTTCATCGAGCCCATCGTTACACTTGGTAAAAAAGGCGACCTTGCTGCACGCAGAACAGCACTCAGCAAGCTCCCCAACATCAAGATTGTTCACAAAATCTTCGACGAGATAGCTCCTAAATTTAAAGAGCGTCCCGGCGGATATACAAGAATAATCAAAACCGGTTTTCGTCAGGGCGACAACGCCTCAATGGCGATCATCGAATTCGTAGACTAA